The segment TTTCCCACTCTGCAACACCAAGAATAAACGGAGCTTCCTCCGACGGCCTGTAGCCATTTTTGTTGTCTTCGTCTTCCTTTTCTCGCAAACATTCTCTGCAAAAAGAATTCTCCCTTCGGCAACGCCACCTTCTTATTTCTCCGATTCTTTCATTTGCTTCAATTTCACTGTTTAcatgatttgtttttgtttccgTTTCCGTTTTTGACTTCGATTTTCCCCCAAAAAGTTGTGCGGAAGCCGCTACCCCAATAGTCTCAATTCCTTGATGAATCTTCCTTCTCATTCGAACTTCAACGATCTGATCAAGCTTTTGATTCCTTTTTTGGAATTGATGTTCCTTACTTCATCAGAGAATCATTGATTtcgctatatatatatatctatctattAGACAAGAACGGAGGTAGAAGAAGAATCAATCGACGCCATGAAGAAGGTCCATCCAGTCTCGAATAAGCAGAATCCAAATGGTCGTAACTCGCTTTCTCGTGCTCAATCATTTCTAGGTTTAAACCCTAAGAAACTGCGGCGGTTGCCCCATGTTTTCAGTCGGGTTTTGGAGCTTCCATTTAGATCTGATGCCGATGTTTCGATTCTCGAAAACTCTAATTGCTTCCGATTCGTAGCGGAAACTAATGGAATTAGCGACGAATTTAGGGCGCATACGGTTCAAATCCATCCTGGCGTTATCAAGGTTGTAGTTAGACAAATTGGGGCTCTGGAATCGACGTTAGAGGAACTGGAGATCGACATGTGGAGATTTCGACTGCCGGATACAACTCTGCCAGAGCTTGCAACCGCCGCGTTCGCCAACGGGAAACTCGTGGTGACGGTTCCGAAGAGGGAGGACGCCGGCGAAGGTACGGGGGGAATAAGAATGGGGGTTTTAAAGGTGGCCGTTTAGTGGTTGTACAGTAAACAGAATCCCTGTGTCGccattttccatttattgagCAACTTAATGAAATCTGTGTTCACTTTTCTTCTGGGTTGAGCTGAttgttctgattttttctctctttctgaATCAAAATAGCTTGAATTTACATAGAACATGATGATATTACTGAAGAACTTGGCAAACTTTGTTCAACCTTCATTCATTTCAACTATGTTGGGCTCTGATTCATTTCActgtgtttgtttttgctgATTAATCAATGTTTGTGGGCTATGGCCATTGCCTTCTCCATTATTGCACAAAAGTCACTCAAAAGTTAGGAGTATATGTTCCAATTTAGATTCACTAGAATCAGTTCCCTTGTGTTTCTTGATGGCCAATTGCCCATTCTTCCACTTTGTTCGGTGAATCTGTCTCTAGACATCATTTCTGGTTCTGctccaaccaaccaaccaaccattCTTGGAGCTGCCACATGACATTGACGACTATACACGAAATAGACCAAAGTGGTCAATATTGACTGGCGTTGGACTTGGACGGTTACGTGTAGTGATGtcccaaaatgaaaattgttacACATTATAGGTCACTATCGCTCTCTTTCAAGTGATAACGGACGTTAAGAATAATGTCGCAACCAAGTTCGGAGATAATGAATAGAAAAAAGTAGTAGCAATATTTGacttaactttttatttatttatttaataaaaggtATTAATAAGAGCcacaaatttattagataaagtttcttcgaacaaaaaaaaaaaatggataaacaagaataaataaatgcaaacATAACCCGCATTTGCAAAcgtttcaattattaatttatttattctcgaGAAAATTTGCAGTACTATAATAATACATAATTCTTATCTTTAGTATTTGACATGTcactaaataatatttattttattttatggaccccacaaatttcaaaacttttcttTACTCGGAGATGAAGTGTCATAAAATGACGTGTCGAAGTGATTAGGAATGAAATAACCTAAGATTTTGGTTTCTCTCTTGGATAGGCTCGAGAGGGTTTGCGTTTTTGCCATCTCGAGTTTGGTTGGTATCAGGTCCATTTTGTCTCGATCTTATTTTTGGTGTCCTCAtcgatttgattttttaaaaaattaactaaatcaAAGAACTATTAATTCTAATAAATACGAAAAGATtagattaaatatataattttatcttaaattaataaaatatatttataaatgtttgaaacttatttttatcgttatttttatattaaaattgttagTATTTTCATCAACACtccaacattttaaaaaattaaaaaatatatataataacgtatttaaaaaatatcaataaaaatttaaaaatattattaatacaatttttttttagttttatcaaaaatttaagaattaaaatgaaatcgtGTAATCTGGTAATTATCTTGGAC is part of the Cucurbita pepo subsp. pepo cultivar mu-cu-16 chromosome LG12, ASM280686v2, whole genome shotgun sequence genome and harbors:
- the LOC111806548 gene encoding uncharacterized protein LOC111806548, coding for MKKVHPVSNKQNPNGRNSLSRAQSFLGLNPKKLRRLPHVFSRVLELPFRSDADVSILENSNCFRFVAETNGISDEFRAHTVQIHPGVIKVVVRQIGALESTLEELEIDMWRFRLPDTTLPELATAAFANGKLVVTVPKREDAGEGTGGIRMGVLKVAV